Proteins from a genomic interval of Shewanella seohaensis:
- a CDS encoding glycine cleavage system protein R translates to MTNFLVVTAMGVDRPGLVSKLARLASDCDCDIVDSRMALFGNEFTLIMMLSGSWASITKIESLLPSLSVELELMTVMKRTSKHTPQNYLSRLEVRFTGKDQRGTMKLITQFLADRSLDLAAVRSFSEELDNGEQTQTISLTINIPEKVELEKLEKSIYQLSEEMALDCTIRRMEGTTSRSDRG, encoded by the coding sequence ATGACCAATTTCCTGGTCGTAACCGCAATGGGCGTAGACCGTCCTGGACTCGTAAGTAAACTAGCTCGGCTTGCCAGCGACTGTGACTGCGATATCGTCGACAGCCGTATGGCATTATTTGGTAACGAATTTACCTTAATCATGATGTTGTCAGGTTCGTGGGCATCCATAACGAAAATTGAAAGCCTGCTCCCGAGTCTCAGTGTTGAATTAGAACTGATGACAGTGATGAAGCGCACCTCTAAACATACGCCGCAAAACTACCTTTCACGCCTTGAAGTGCGCTTTACCGGTAAGGATCAGCGCGGCACCATGAAGCTTATCACCCAGTTCCTCGCCGACCGTTCCTTAGACTTAGCCGCAGTACGCTCTTTCTCTGAAGAACTCGACAACGGTGAGCAAACCCAGACGATTTCGTTAACCATCAATATTCCTGAAAAAGTTGAACTAGAAAAGCTCGAAAAGAGTATCTATCAACTCTCTGAAGAAATGGCACTGGATTGCACCATTAGACGCATGGAAGGCACCACCTCAAGAAGCGATAGAGGATAA
- the bcp gene encoding thioredoxin-dependent thiol peroxidase, with product MNTLTAGAKAPLFTLQDQQGNAVSLQECLTRGPVLVYFYPKASTPGCTVQACGLRDSKAELDSHKVTVLGISPDPVAKLAKFAEKQSLNFTLLSDEDHSVADAFGVWGEKKFMGKIYDGIHRLSFLINTDGTIAHVFDKFKTSDHHQVVLAQIAG from the coding sequence ATGAACACATTAACCGCTGGCGCAAAAGCGCCGCTATTTACCCTTCAAGATCAACAGGGTAATGCTGTTTCCCTACAAGAATGCTTAACGCGCGGTCCGGTTTTAGTCTACTTTTACCCCAAGGCTTCAACCCCTGGCTGCACAGTGCAAGCCTGTGGTTTACGTGACAGCAAAGCCGAACTCGACAGCCACAAAGTGACCGTGCTTGGCATTAGCCCTGATCCCGTGGCTAAATTAGCTAAGTTTGCAGAAAAACAGTCGCTTAACTTTACCCTGCTCAGCGATGAAGACCACAGCGTCGCCGATGCCTTTGGCGTGTGGGGCGAGAAGAAATTTATGGGCAAAATCTACGACGGTATCCATAGATTGAGCTTCCTCATCAACACCGACGGCACCATTGCCCATGTGTTCGATAAGTTTAAAACCAGCGATCATCACCAAGTTGTACTGGCGCAAATTGCAGGTTAA
- a CDS encoding LysE/ArgO family amino acid transporter, which produces MQTAFIQGMGIGGSLIIAVGAQNAFVLKQGIKRAYPLPIALLCSIIDALMITAGVAGLGHIIEAFPTIKHVASFGGAAFLIWYGANALKASFVAKGMEMDNAQNADTLRKAMLTTLGISLLNPHLYLDTVVLLGSISTQFEDAHRPWFGAGAVLASFIWFFSLSFGARLLAPIFSRPAAWRYLDRFIWLTMWSIAAAIIWPYLA; this is translated from the coding sequence ATGCAAACGGCGTTTATACAAGGTATGGGCATAGGTGGTAGTTTGATTATTGCCGTAGGGGCGCAAAATGCCTTTGTGCTAAAGCAGGGGATTAAGCGAGCTTATCCTTTGCCGATTGCGCTGCTTTGTTCAATCATCGATGCCTTAATGATCACTGCGGGTGTGGCGGGGCTTGGGCACATTATTGAAGCCTTTCCGACTATCAAACATGTGGCCAGTTTTGGTGGGGCCGCCTTTTTGATTTGGTACGGTGCTAATGCACTTAAGGCCTCATTTGTCGCTAAAGGGATGGAGATGGACAATGCGCAAAATGCCGACACTTTGCGTAAGGCCATGCTGACCACGCTTGGGATCAGCCTGCTTAATCCACACCTTTATTTAGATACAGTTGTGCTGCTGGGGAGCATTAGCACTCAGTTCGAAGATGCCCATCGTCCTTGGTTTGGTGCGGGCGCGGTATTGGCTTCGTTTATTTGGTTCTTCAGCCTAAGTTTTGGTGCGCGTTTATTGGCACCGATATTTAGCCGCCCAGCGGCGTGGCGATATTTAGACCGCTTTATTTGGTTGACCATGTGGAGCATTGCCGCGGCAATTATTTGGCCTTATCTGGCCTAA
- a CDS encoding LysR family transcriptional regulator ArgP: protein MLEYANLKALAVVVSEGGFERAAKVLHITQSAVSQRVRQLEERVGQSLLIRSTPVVATPTGKRLLRHYSQVQLLESELRAELDADDPNHPTTVRIAVNADSLATWFLPALADMFSRHAWLLELIVDDESYTHHLLKNGEAVGCVTTTANPMAGCSSEFLGTMEYMCVATPAFAARYFEWAKNSDDVGAQITQAQLAKAPAVVFSTKDKMHEKYLAQYFQMLPGQWWQHSIPSSESFLEAINLSLGYGLVGHLQAKPLIDKGILIELTPEKRIRVPLYWQHWNIKAKQTTLVYRALAATAQHLLQQ from the coding sequence ATGTTGGAATACGCCAATCTTAAAGCGCTTGCGGTCGTCGTCTCCGAAGGCGGCTTCGAGCGCGCCGCCAAAGTGTTGCATATCACTCAATCGGCGGTGTCACAGCGCGTTAGGCAGTTAGAAGAACGAGTCGGCCAATCCTTACTTATTCGCTCAACGCCCGTGGTGGCGACTCCCACGGGTAAACGTTTATTGCGCCACTATTCTCAGGTGCAATTACTCGAGAGTGAATTGAGAGCCGAGTTAGATGCCGATGACCCAAACCATCCCACGACGGTGCGGATTGCCGTCAATGCCGACAGTTTAGCGACATGGTTTTTACCCGCCTTGGCCGATATGTTCAGCCGACATGCCTGGCTGCTGGAATTGATTGTCGATGATGAGTCCTACACCCATCACCTACTGAAAAACGGTGAGGCCGTCGGTTGCGTGACCACAACGGCCAATCCCATGGCCGGTTGTAGCAGCGAGTTTTTAGGAACCATGGAGTATATGTGTGTCGCGACCCCTGCATTTGCGGCGCGTTATTTCGAATGGGCAAAAAATAGCGATGATGTCGGCGCTCAAATAACCCAAGCGCAGCTCGCGAAAGCCCCTGCCGTGGTGTTTTCAACCAAAGATAAAATGCATGAAAAGTACCTCGCCCAGTATTTTCAAATGCTGCCAGGCCAATGGTGGCAACACAGCATTCCCTCATCGGAGAGTTTTTTAGAGGCGATTAACTTAAGTCTAGGTTATGGCTTAGTGGGACACTTACAGGCAAAACCTTTGATAGACAAAGGCATATTGATTGAACTCACCCCAGAAAAACGCATTCGGGTGCCCCTCTATTGGCAGCACTGGAATATAAAAGCCAAGCAAACGACCTTGGTCTATCGCGCCCTTGCCGCCACCGCACAGCATCTATTACAGCAATGA
- a CDS encoding AI-2E family transporter, whose amino-acid sequence MFSFFSRWYQERFSDPQAVTLLAILVGLALVLYFAGGLLAPLLVALVLAFLLEWPVAQMLKLGINRTTGASLVLVLFLGIVVLLTFGLIPSVWRQGVSLMTDLPSMIDKGLQTLQGLATQYPQFVSSEQLNLMVAELKKLLDTQHLLDIAKQLIGYSASLLVLMVYAILVPLLVFFFLKDKDQLISGSKRFFPTNRQLARKVWFEMHQQIFNYIRGKVIEIVIVGVASYIFFAFMGLRYSALLGVLTGLSVLIPYVGATLVTLPITLVAFFQWGFSSEFGYLMLGYGIIQALDGNVLVPILFSDAVDLHPVIIIAAVLVFGGLWGVWGVFFAIPLASLVKAVINAWPKTEIEPVAITPVKADSAEA is encoded by the coding sequence ATGTTTAGTTTTTTCTCTCGTTGGTATCAAGAGCGCTTTAGCGATCCTCAGGCGGTGACGCTGCTGGCCATTCTCGTGGGTCTTGCCCTTGTGTTGTATTTTGCTGGCGGCTTATTAGCGCCTTTGTTGGTGGCCTTAGTGCTGGCTTTTTTGCTTGAATGGCCTGTGGCGCAAATGCTGAAATTGGGGATTAATCGCACGACGGGCGCTTCCTTAGTACTCGTGCTGTTTTTAGGAATTGTGGTGTTGCTGACCTTTGGTCTTATCCCGAGCGTGTGGCGCCAAGGCGTGAGCTTGATGACAGATTTGCCGAGTATGATCGACAAGGGATTACAAACCTTGCAGGGATTAGCGACCCAGTATCCACAGTTTGTCAGTTCAGAACAGCTTAATTTAATGGTCGCCGAGCTTAAAAAATTGCTCGACACCCAGCACCTGCTCGATATTGCCAAGCAACTGATTGGTTACTCTGCCTCCTTATTGGTGCTGATGGTGTACGCCATTTTAGTGCCCTTATTAGTGTTCTTCTTTCTTAAAGACAAAGACCAGCTGATCAGTGGCAGTAAACGTTTTTTCCCTACTAATCGACAGCTGGCCCGCAAGGTATGGTTTGAGATGCACCAGCAGATCTTCAACTATATCCGCGGCAAGGTGATTGAGATTGTGATTGTCGGAGTAGCAAGCTACATCTTCTTTGCCTTTATGGGGCTGAGATACTCGGCCTTACTCGGGGTGTTGACCGGCTTGTCGGTGCTTATTCCCTATGTGGGCGCAACTTTAGTAACCTTGCCCATCACCTTGGTGGCCTTCTTCCAGTGGGGGTTTAGCTCCGAGTTTGGTTATCTGATGTTAGGTTACGGCATTATTCAGGCGTTAGATGGCAACGTGCTGGTGCCAATTCTGTTTTCCGATGCGGTGGATTTACACCCCGTCATCATCATTGCCGCCGTGTTAGTGTTTGGCGGTTTATGGGGCGTGTGGGGCGTGTTCTTTGCCATCCCATTGGCGTCCTTGGTGAAAGCGGTGATCAATGCTTGGCCGAAAACCGAGATTGAACCTGTAGCGATAACACCGGTGAAGGCGGATTCGGCAGAAGCCTAA
- a CDS encoding sulfurtransferase TusA family protein yields MIFIDLTSFRCPVPLVKVKLALKSVSAGDSLHILLSDPGSRRDVPAFFKKQGHTVVTLQDDASQLELLITKVDLSQG; encoded by the coding sequence ATGATTTTTATTGATTTAACATCATTTCGCTGCCCCGTTCCCTTGGTTAAGGTCAAACTTGCGTTGAAGTCTGTGTCTGCTGGCGACAGTTTACATATCCTACTCTCAGACCCAGGTTCCCGCCGAGATGTTCCCGCGTTTTTTAAAAAACAGGGGCATACCGTGGTGACATTGCAAGATGACGCCAGCCAATTAGAGCTATTAATCACAAAAGTTGATTTATCGCAGGGCTAA
- the bepA gene encoding beta-barrel assembly-enhancing protease has product MRNLTFLTRCKPLAASVLSLMLLGGAAKSFANNDLPDLGTAAVNTFSLEKEMVYGDAYMRVIRSSAPMLNDPVLSQYLTELGNKLVAHATGVKTPFYFFLLQNDEINAFAFFGGHVAVHTGLFLNADNESELASVLGHEITHVTQRHLARSLEAQQKSGPATVAGLLGAILLTIAVPQAGMAALATTQAMATQSKINYTRLHEKEADRIGMQILVDAGFDPNAAADFFGKLASRYRFTTTPPQMLLTHPLPESRISEARDRAHQYPHRYVPDNLNFQLAKARIQVRFSSYSDDAVLSMFEKQLNKQTYGFKEAALYGKALALFRLKKFDESEKIVDELLKIDDNNLFYIDTKTDLLNERKDYAKATKLLEAQRKMKPTSQVINANLANIYIEAGEPAKAIPLLEDMIFLDKQNQLPYQLLNLAYKKLGNQGMEYFSNAEIMALGANYKGAIDQLNFAYRASEGNPLQLARIEARIRQFKQADKEMDALK; this is encoded by the coding sequence TTGCGTAATTTGACGTTTTTGACCCGATGTAAACCCCTTGCGGCGAGTGTGCTTTCATTAATGTTACTCGGTGGAGCAGCAAAGAGTTTTGCCAACAACGACTTGCCCGACTTAGGCACCGCCGCCGTCAATACCTTCAGCCTAGAAAAAGAAATGGTCTATGGCGATGCCTATATGCGCGTGATTCGTTCATCGGCGCCCATGCTGAACGATCCGGTATTGAGCCAATATTTGACTGAACTGGGCAATAAATTAGTCGCCCACGCCACGGGCGTTAAAACGCCCTTTTATTTCTTCTTACTGCAAAACGATGAGATTAACGCCTTTGCCTTCTTCGGCGGCCACGTTGCAGTACACACTGGGTTATTCCTTAACGCCGATAACGAAAGTGAGCTGGCCTCAGTGCTCGGCCACGAAATTACCCACGTGACCCAACGTCACTTGGCGCGATCCCTCGAAGCACAGCAAAAAAGTGGCCCAGCGACCGTTGCAGGCCTACTCGGGGCGATTCTATTAACCATCGCCGTGCCGCAGGCGGGGATGGCTGCGCTGGCAACCACTCAAGCCATGGCGACCCAATCGAAGATCAACTATACCCGTCTGCATGAAAAAGAAGCCGACCGGATTGGCATGCAGATTCTGGTCGATGCGGGCTTTGACCCCAATGCCGCCGCCGATTTCTTTGGTAAACTCGCCAGTCGCTACCGTTTTACCACTACGCCGCCACAAATGTTGCTGACTCACCCATTACCCGAGTCACGGATCTCCGAAGCGCGCGATCGCGCTCACCAGTATCCGCACCGCTATGTACCAGATAATTTAAACTTCCAGCTCGCTAAAGCCCGTATTCAGGTGCGTTTTTCCAGTTACAGCGACGATGCGGTATTGAGCATGTTTGAAAAGCAGCTCAATAAGCAAACCTACGGCTTTAAAGAGGCCGCCCTCTACGGTAAAGCCTTAGCGCTGTTTAGATTGAAGAAATTTGATGAGTCCGAAAAGATTGTCGACGAGCTATTAAAAATCGATGATAACAACTTGTTTTATATCGATACCAAGACGGATTTGCTCAACGAGCGCAAGGATTATGCTAAGGCGACTAAGTTACTCGAAGCCCAGCGTAAGATGAAACCCACATCGCAGGTAATTAACGCGAACTTAGCCAATATCTATATTGAGGCCGGTGAGCCAGCGAAAGCTATCCCACTGCTGGAAGACATGATTTTCCTCGATAAGCAAAATCAACTGCCCTATCAACTGCTCAATCTTGCCTATAAAAAATTGGGCAATCAGGGCATGGAGTATTTCTCCAATGCCGAGATAATGGCGCTAGGCGCTAACTACAAGGGCGCTATCGATCAGCTGAACTTTGCCTACCGCGCCTCGGAAGGCAATCCATTACAACTGGCACGAATCGAAGCACGTATCCGTCAATTTAAACAAGCGGATAAAGAGATGGATGCTTTGAAGTAA
- the arsC gene encoding arsenate reductase (glutaredoxin) (This arsenate reductase requires both glutathione and glutaredoxin to convert arsenate to arsenite, after which the efflux transporter formed by ArsA and ArsB can extrude the arsenite from the cell, providing resistance.), which produces MTQATIYHNPRCSKSRETLALLEQQGCDITVVEYLKNPPSAADIRGILATLKLSARELMRTKEDEYQALGLANPALTEEQLIDAMVKMPKLIERPIVLANQQAAIGRPPENVLNIL; this is translated from the coding sequence ATGACCCAAGCAACGATTTACCATAACCCACGTTGTTCAAAGAGCCGCGAAACCTTAGCCCTACTCGAGCAGCAAGGCTGCGATATCACAGTCGTGGAATACCTTAAGAATCCTCCAAGCGCCGCTGACATCCGTGGGATTTTAGCCACACTCAAACTCAGCGCCCGTGAGTTGATGCGCACTAAGGAAGACGAGTATCAAGCACTGGGACTCGCCAATCCGGCCTTAACCGAAGAGCAACTTATCGACGCCATGGTCAAGATGCCAAAATTGATTGAACGCCCAATCGTACTGGCCAATCAACAGGCAGCCATTGGTCGTCCACCGGAAAATGTACTGAACATTCTCTAA
- a CDS encoding DUF2069 domain-containing protein, which translates to MTSSTLLTLSRLGYLALVLLLGGWFIGQGLNGEYTLLFSLLWLVPLLLPLRGILKGNPYTYAWASFILCLYMLHALTLLYVTTDALAFAIIEVLLIGILLIAFPFYARIRGRELGLGLKKKSDKQD; encoded by the coding sequence ATGACCTCAAGCACTTTGCTGACACTGAGCCGTTTAGGCTACCTTGCCCTCGTTCTCCTACTGGGCGGTTGGTTTATTGGTCAGGGCCTCAATGGGGAATACACCTTATTATTCAGCCTCCTCTGGCTAGTGCCTTTGTTGCTGCCCTTAAGAGGCATTTTGAAGGGCAACCCATACACCTATGCATGGGCCAGCTTTATTTTATGCTTATATATGCTGCACGCCCTCACCTTGTTGTATGTCACGACCGATGCATTGGCCTTTGCCATTATCGAAGTCCTGCTGATTGGCATCCTGTTAATCGCGTTCCCATTTTATGCACGTATCCGTGGACGTGAACTTGGCCTAGGTCTTAAGAAAAAGTCCGACAAGCAAGACTGA
- a CDS encoding autotransporter adhesin family protein — protein MGIWVPMRRLSIIAATVALSACGGGGGDNNDGGTVTPPTTNVPRCTTVTPLITTDSGAIRFKTEPQYVAGQSSAIIASLGSRDSQDLTFRWQQLEGHSIELVSQNSPVLAFDIPAAGSYRFSLHISGSNIDETAEIAINADSSAGAMLNIRQDHQAVEGNDVSLRIAQQAGLGASSINWCIAEGPSVSLDISDPFRPLFTAATVSQDTLTRLRASATINGNTVTDEAYVLTTAAPTISSTYFDTPVARTHAYHPASPYASALTSCVYSNQLKEACTINQLPLIGQVSNTLDVDTILDRVLVSHDWMGDNFAAFLRQMDPSSDFARLLQSVTAVVISYDVRPSFYWVVTGAIYLDPNDLWLTPTQRDTINEAPDYRSDFGSELNFIMPWRYVKNNQYASQGFPITTRATRTLSQINPDLASLLYHELAHANDFFPRSIHATLTGPRLLDDYSRRNANKSLISDQVSRSYPLTSTEMTGLAAVSFLGAKATATQKAYQPSDVSTFFSGDIANDFYNYSSTREDAAMLFEEAMMSYRYQIQRDVAVTNLPALLTADTVIVDWGQRGRIGDDSLANRAALVIDGMLPELDGISLLTSLPEPIAMTQGQSWRQTLGISPNTTVKGLQGVAASGETLTEPELRFSGDRHRHPQQ, from the coding sequence ATGGGAATATGGGTTCCAATGCGTCGATTGAGTATTATCGCGGCGACCGTCGCTCTCAGTGCCTGTGGAGGCGGTGGTGGGGATAATAATGATGGTGGTACGGTAACCCCACCAACCACTAACGTGCCACGCTGCACTACAGTGACTCCGCTCATCACCACAGACTCAGGCGCCATCCGCTTTAAAACTGAACCCCAATATGTGGCGGGACAATCCAGTGCCATTATTGCCAGCCTAGGGAGTCGCGATTCACAGGATCTCACCTTCCGCTGGCAACAGTTAGAAGGCCACAGCATTGAACTCGTGAGTCAAAATAGCCCAGTATTAGCCTTCGATATCCCCGCAGCAGGCAGCTACCGTTTTAGCCTACATATCAGCGGCAGCAATATCGATGAAACGGCTGAAATAGCGATCAATGCCGACAGCAGCGCGGGGGCAATGCTAAACATTCGTCAAGATCATCAAGCCGTTGAGGGTAACGATGTCAGCCTACGCATCGCTCAACAAGCAGGCCTTGGTGCATCAAGCATCAATTGGTGTATCGCCGAGGGCCCCAGTGTCAGTCTCGATATCAGCGATCCCTTTAGACCCCTATTTACCGCGGCCACTGTTAGTCAAGATACCTTAACTCGCCTTAGGGCATCGGCCACGATTAACGGTAATACCGTGACAGATGAAGCCTATGTGCTCACCACGGCGGCGCCCACAATAAGCTCAACCTACTTCGATACCCCTGTGGCACGCACCCACGCTTATCATCCTGCTTCTCCCTATGCCAGCGCCTTAACGAGCTGTGTGTACTCAAATCAGTTAAAAGAAGCTTGTACTATCAATCAATTGCCGCTAATCGGCCAAGTATCAAATACGCTCGATGTCGACACTATTCTCGATCGCGTCTTAGTGTCCCACGATTGGATGGGCGACAATTTCGCCGCGTTTTTACGTCAAATGGACCCGAGCAGCGATTTTGCCCGCCTACTACAATCGGTCACTGCCGTGGTGATAAGCTATGATGTGCGCCCCTCATTTTATTGGGTGGTTACGGGAGCGATTTATCTCGACCCGAATGATTTGTGGCTCACGCCAACCCAGCGCGACACCATTAACGAGGCGCCAGATTATCGCAGCGACTTTGGCAGTGAACTCAATTTCATCATGCCGTGGCGTTACGTTAAAAATAACCAATATGCTTCACAGGGATTCCCAATCACTACGCGCGCCACGCGCACGCTCAGCCAGATTAATCCCGATCTCGCCTCACTCTTGTACCATGAGCTCGCCCATGCCAATGACTTCTTCCCAAGAAGCATACACGCCACGCTCACAGGCCCCAGATTGTTGGACGACTATAGCCGTAGAAATGCCAATAAGAGTTTGATATCCGATCAAGTGAGTCGCAGCTATCCCCTCACCAGCACAGAAATGACAGGTCTTGCGGCGGTGAGCTTCTTAGGCGCCAAAGCCACTGCAACCCAAAAAGCCTATCAACCTTCGGATGTGAGTACGTTTTTCTCCGGTGATATCGCCAATGACTTTTACAACTATTCCAGTACCCGTGAAGATGCGGCGATGTTATTCGAAGAGGCCATGATGAGTTATCGCTATCAAATCCAGCGCGATGTGGCTGTCACTAACCTGCCCGCCTTACTCACAGCAGATACTGTGATTGTTGACTGGGGACAAAGGGGCCGAATTGGCGACGATAGTCTGGCGAACCGCGCAGCCTTAGTGATCGATGGCATGCTACCAGAGCTTGATGGTATCAGCCTGCTCACGAGCCTGCCCGAGCCAATAGCGATGACCCAAGGCCAAAGCTGGCGACAAACCCTGGGGATTTCACCCAATACCACAGTGAAAGGACTACAAGGAGTTGCGGCCAGTGGCGAAACGCTTACCGAGCCAGAGCTACGCTTCAGTGGCGATCGTCATCGCCATCCACAGCAATGA
- the hda gene encoding DnaA inactivator Hda, with translation MPLNSPLQLSLPVYLPDDETFNSYYPAAGNDELIQKLRANAEGQGEAAIYVWGPVKSGRTHLMHAACAHANELDRRSFYLPLGIHASISTALLEGLEQLDLICIDDVDDIAGHPIWEEAIFDLYNRVAENKRCALVVSGRSAPADAGFLLPDLVSRMQWGLNYQLQPMADDEKLAALQRRAAMRGLQLPEDVGRFLLNRMARDLRTLFDVLDKLDKASLVHQRKLTIPFAKEMLHL, from the coding sequence GTGCCATTAAACTCACCGCTACAACTGTCGTTACCGGTTTACTTACCGGATGATGAAACCTTTAACAGTTATTATCCGGCAGCGGGTAATGACGAACTTATCCAAAAGCTGCGCGCCAATGCAGAAGGCCAAGGTGAAGCCGCAATTTATGTATGGGGACCGGTGAAATCGGGGCGGACTCACTTAATGCACGCCGCTTGTGCCCATGCCAATGAACTCGACCGCCGCAGTTTTTACCTTCCCCTTGGCATTCATGCCAGCATCTCAACCGCGCTGTTAGAGGGGCTGGAGCAGCTCGATTTGATCTGCATCGACGATGTGGATGACATTGCTGGTCACCCGATTTGGGAAGAGGCCATATTCGATTTGTACAATCGTGTCGCTGAGAACAAGCGTTGTGCGCTGGTGGTCAGTGGCCGCTCGGCGCCCGCAGATGCTGGCTTCTTGTTACCTGACTTAGTCTCTCGGATGCAGTGGGGACTCAATTATCAGCTGCAACCTATGGCCGATGATGAAAAGTTAGCGGCACTGCAACGCCGTGCGGCGATGCGCGGATTACAGTTGCCCGAAGACGTTGGCCGCTTCTTGCTTAATCGTATGGCAAGGGATCTACGTACCTTATTTGATGTGTTGGATAAACTGGATAAGGCATCCCTCGTACATCAGCGCAAGCTCACGATTCCTTTTGCCAAAGAAATGCTGCACCTGTAA
- a CDS encoding DUF2066 domain-containing protein → MLKFLLKPSLLAFLYCLFTVNSLQAVEVSKLDEADVPVASRAVPERNKALKAALEKVIIKNTGTARSLDNGVIQSQLANPDALLSQYGYVEQNGQLLLKANFEHRRIITLLRQAQLPVWGIQRPLTLFWVAMPSEGDTILLSDSSTLAERQAFNTFSDERGIPVLLPILDLDELMGINPNDVKGMFADIVSSVSGRYQADFLALVAIEPAGNQVRYRLNLYTKATIDSLTPPLFSFNGTAENSAQAITAMMAALGDYYFTKYAIADSGEQVGASVTFVNIDKMAQLVEVEKYLKQLSAVKNATLSRIQGNTATFSLDLFGSQTDFERLLSLEPRISVVAPGEFSAGASPAGKTVYQWRLP, encoded by the coding sequence ATGCTGAAATTCCTATTAAAGCCAAGCTTACTCGCGTTTTTATACTGCCTGTTTACCGTTAATAGCCTGCAAGCTGTTGAAGTGAGTAAATTAGATGAAGCCGATGTGCCCGTGGCTTCCCGCGCCGTGCCTGAGCGGAATAAAGCCCTTAAAGCCGCGCTGGAAAAAGTGATCATTAAGAATACCGGGACAGCACGTTCTTTGGATAACGGCGTTATCCAATCGCAACTGGCCAATCCCGATGCACTGCTGAGCCAATATGGTTATGTGGAGCAAAATGGCCAACTGCTGTTAAAAGCCAACTTTGAGCATCGCCGCATTATCACCCTGTTACGTCAGGCCCAATTACCCGTGTGGGGCATTCAGCGTCCACTGACACTCTTTTGGGTTGCCATGCCAAGTGAAGGTGACACGATTTTACTGAGTGATTCATCGACCTTAGCCGAGCGTCAGGCATTCAATACCTTCTCCGATGAGCGCGGCATTCCTGTCTTACTGCCTATCCTCGACCTCGATGAGTTGATGGGCATCAATCCGAATGATGTTAAAGGCATGTTTGCCGATATAGTGTCTAGCGTCTCCGGACGTTACCAAGCTGACTTCTTAGCCCTGGTCGCTATTGAACCAGCGGGAAACCAAGTGCGTTACCGCTTGAATTTGTACACCAAGGCCACGATCGACTCGTTAACGCCGCCACTGTTTAGTTTTAATGGTACGGCAGAAAATAGCGCGCAGGCGATCACCGCTATGATGGCCGCCCTCGGCGATTATTATTTCACTAAGTACGCCATTGCCGATTCCGGTGAACAGGTCGGTGCCAGTGTGACCTTCGTGAACATTGATAAAATGGCGCAGCTAGTTGAAGTTGAAAAATACTTAAAGCAACTCAGCGCTGTGAAGAATGCGACGCTGTCGCGCATCCAAGGTAATACCGCAACCTTTTCCTTGGATTTGTTTGGTTCTCAGACCGACTTTGAACGTTTACTGAGTCTAGAGCCGCGAATTTCGGTGGTGGCGCCAGGGGAGTTTTCTGCCGGTGCCAGCCCAGCGGGTAAAACTGTCTATCAATGGCGGTTACCTTAA
- a CDS encoding Grx4 family monothiol glutaredoxin, which yields METVEKIKQQIAENPIIVYMKGSPKLPSCGFSSQVAQIMINCGEQFAFVDILQHPDIRAELPKYANWPTFPQLWIEGELIGGCDIVVDMYQKGELQPLIKATADKYKTAE from the coding sequence ATGGAAACAGTAGAGAAAATTAAACAGCAGATCGCTGAAAACCCAATCATCGTTTACATGAAGGGTTCTCCTAAATTACCAAGCTGTGGTTTTTCATCTCAGGTAGCACAAATCATGATCAACTGCGGCGAGCAGTTTGCATTTGTGGATATTCTCCAGCACCCAGATATCCGTGCGGAATTACCTAAGTATGCAAACTGGCCAACTTTCCCACAATTGTGGATTGAAGGCGAGCTGATTGGTGGTTGTGATATCGTGGTTGATATGTATCAAAAAGGCGAATTACAGCCGTTAATCAAAGCGACTGCTGATAAATACAAAACCGCAGAGTAA